Proteins encoded together in one bacterium window:
- the queC gene encoding 7-cyano-7-deazaguanine synthase QueC yields MKEDKKAVVLLSGGLDSSTCLYKAIEDGYVPYALCFDYGQRHLKEVESSRRIAEKAGAIFKKIKIDLRQIGGSALTDNIEVPMGREIEEIISDVPPTYVPARNTIFLSIALSFAEVIEADAIYIGANVIDSPGYPDTTPRYIETYQKLINVAIKKTVEGGKIEIKTPLIRMTKKEIVQEAVRLKVPLELTWSCYQGEEEPCGQCDACKLRAKGFQEAGLIDSLCQKYNKI; encoded by the coding sequence ATGAAAGAAGACAAAAAAGCAGTAGTATTATTGAGTGGTGGACTCGATTCATCCACTTGCCTGTACAAGGCGATAGAAGATGGGTATGTCCCTTACGCATTATGTTTTGACTACGGACAGAGGCATCTCAAAGAGGTCGAATCTTCAAGGAGAATAGCTGAGAAAGCTGGTGCAATTTTTAAAAAGATTAAGATTGATTTAAGACAAATAGGAGGTTCGGCTTTAACGGATAACATAGAAGTTCCTATGGGAAGAGAGATAGAAGAAATAATTAGCGATGTCCCTCCAACTTATGTACCGGCAAGAAATACAATTTTTCTTAGCATAGCTTTGAGTTTTGCCGAGGTGATAGAGGCAGATGCAATTTATATAGGTGCAAATGTGATAGATAGTCCAGGTTATCCGGATACAACACCGAGATATATAGAAACATATCAAAAGCTGATTAATGTAGCTATAAAAAAGACAGTAGAAGGCGGGAAAATAGAGATAAAAACCCCTTTAATTCGAATGACAAAGAAAGAAATAGTACAAGAAGCAGTAAGGCTAAAAGTGCCTTTAGAACTTACCTGGAGTTGTTATCAGGGGGAAGAAGAGCCTTGTGGCCAGTGTGATGCGTGCAAATTGAGAGCTAAAGGCTTCCAAGAAGCGGGTTTGATCGATAGTTTATGTCAGAAATATAATAAGATTTAA
- the thpR gene encoding RNA 2',3'-cyclic phosphodiesterase gives MRTFIAVGISSEARENIAQIQVELRKGDTDVKWVEPKNLHITLKFLGEVSEDKLSGVIEKTKLAVSGISNFRIHLSGLGSFPNLRSPRVVWVGVNEGKAELKNLSERIEENLSYLGFAKEKREFSAHLTIGRVRSPKGKGKLAKKIEDWERCDVGEFSVDKVLVMESQLSSKGPTYRIIEEVNLK, from the coding sequence ATGAGAACTTTTATTGCTGTAGGAATATCCAGTGAAGCGAGGGAAAATATTGCTCAAATTCAGGTGGAGTTGAGGAAAGGAGACACAGATGTCAAATGGGTTGAGCCTAAAAACCTCCACATCACTCTAAAATTTCTCGGCGAGGTAAGTGAGGACAAACTTTCCGGAGTAATTGAAAAGACAAAACTTGCCGTCTCAGGGATTTCCAATTTCAGGATTCACCTTTCTGGGTTAGGTAGCTTTCCCAATCTGAGGTCTCCACGAGTAGTCTGGGTTGGCGTAAACGAAGGCAAGGCGGAACTGAAAAATTTAAGTGAAAGGATTGAAGAAAACCTTTCCTATTTAGGATTTGCCAAAGAGAAAAGAGAGTTTTCTGCTCATTTAACGATTGGCAGGGTCAGGTCCCCCAAGGGAAAGGGGAAATTGGCTAAGAAAATCGAGGACTGGGAAAGGTGTGATGTAGGAGAATTTTCTGTGGACAAAGTGCTGGTTATGGAGAGTCAGCTCAGTTCCAAAGGACCCACTTACAGGATAATAGAAGAAGTAAATCTAAAATGA